The Oscillatoria sp. FACHB-1407 genome window below encodes:
- a CDS encoding HhoA/HhoB/HtrA family serine endopeptidase, with protein sequence MTSQRWIQRLATCLLIVFLSLGIGCLNNGAAQAFPLQPNNAEDNFVTAAVDKAEAAVVQVNVSRTLGGSRTVPGPLRPFLGGGQSSPLNAPVLQGIGSGFVIDADGLLLTNAHVVNEADTVTVSFQDGQILEGQVLGKDPVTDVAVIRVQAENLPTVTLGDSDAVRQGQWAIAIGNPLGLQETVTVGVISGTERSSAAIGIPDKRVGFIQTDAAINPGNSGGPLLNAAGDVIGINTAILQGAQGLGFAIPINTAQQVAQQLITTGQVQHPYIGVQMVALNPQVKQFINRSPNSGMQVDEDEGVLVVQVQRNSPAAKAGVRAGDVIQMVDDQPVTQANKVQQLIERVGVGGKLPVTLQRSERTVALTIEPDQLPVMATQ encoded by the coding sequence ATGACTTCTCAGCGTTGGATACAGCGATTAGCAACTTGTTTGCTAATTGTGTTTCTTAGCCTTGGTATTGGATGTTTGAACAACGGTGCTGCTCAGGCTTTCCCACTTCAGCCAAACAACGCGGAGGATAACTTTGTCACCGCCGCCGTTGATAAAGCGGAAGCAGCCGTGGTTCAGGTGAATGTATCTCGAACTTTAGGAGGATCAAGAACGGTGCCTGGTCCTCTAAGACCCTTCCTGGGTGGAGGACAGTCATCGCCCTTGAATGCTCCTGTGTTGCAAGGCATTGGTTCTGGATTTGTAATTGACGCGGATGGGTTGTTGCTCACCAATGCTCACGTAGTGAATGAAGCAGACACCGTAACTGTCTCATTTCAGGATGGTCAGATTTTAGAGGGGCAGGTATTGGGAAAAGATCCAGTCACCGACGTAGCTGTGATTCGGGTACAAGCGGAGAATTTGCCCACCGTCACCCTTGGGGACTCGGATGCAGTTCGACAAGGGCAGTGGGCGATCGCGATCGGTAATCCGCTTGGGTTGCAGGAAACCGTAACGGTAGGTGTGATTAGTGGCACTGAGCGATCTAGTGCGGCGATCGGTATTCCTGATAAGCGAGTTGGCTTCATCCAAACAGATGCTGCAATCAATCCAGGGAATTCTGGGGGACCACTGCTCAACGCCGCAGGAGATGTGATTGGCATCAACACCGCCATTCTTCAGGGAGCACAGGGACTTGGCTTTGCTATTCCGATCAACACCGCCCAGCAGGTTGCTCAACAGCTCATCACCACGGGACAGGTGCAACATCCCTATATCGGGGTACAAATGGTTGCGCTTAATCCACAGGTGAAGCAATTTATCAATCGATCGCCGAATAGCGGTATGCAGGTTGATGAAGACGAGGGAGTTTTAGTGGTGCAGGTTCAACGCAATTCGCCTGCTGCCAAAGCGGGTGTGCGTGCGGGTGATGTGATTCAAATGGTTGATGATCAACCCGTTACCCAGGCGAATAAAGTGCAGCAACTCATCGAACGAGTGGGAGTGGGGGGTAAGCTACCCGTCACACTGCAACGCAGTGAGCGAACAGTGGCACTGACCATTGAACCAGACCAACTTCCCGTCATGGCAACTCAGTAG
- a CDS encoding LysR family transcriptional regulator: MNYEHFDLNLLNVFDAVMTELNVTRASERLNMTQPAVSNALKRLRHLLNDELFIKVPSGVSPTPKALQIWQPLREALNQIRQTLEPVEFDPATETATFTIALNDFSAALILPPLMRVIEAIAPQINLRTIPNTHINAPMLLEQAEIDIAIGVFPSPPPRVRSHPLLTSPWICAMRRDHSLARKKLTLNRYAQANHLLVTLTGESTGVIDPLLQERGLHRRIGLTVNQFSVAPQILVNSDLIAVLPTRVIQLSGIANQLHLTAIPIEINPTTVKMMWHERSQRNTAQTWFRTQLAEVCSRL; encoded by the coding sequence ATGAATTATGAGCATTTTGACCTCAACCTGCTCAATGTGTTTGACGCCGTGATGACAGAACTCAATGTGACGCGAGCATCCGAACGATTAAATATGACTCAACCTGCGGTTAGCAATGCGTTGAAACGCTTACGTCACTTATTGAATGATGAGTTGTTTATCAAAGTTCCAAGTGGAGTTAGCCCTACTCCAAAAGCCCTGCAAATCTGGCAACCTCTACGTGAAGCACTCAATCAAATTCGACAAACGCTGGAACCTGTTGAATTTGACCCTGCTACAGAGACGGCTACCTTTACGATCGCCTTAAACGACTTTAGTGCTGCTTTGATTTTGCCTCCGTTAATGAGAGTGATTGAAGCGATCGCCCCCCAGATTAATTTGCGAACCATACCGAACACTCACATCAATGCTCCAATGTTGTTAGAACAAGCAGAAATTGATATTGCCATTGGGGTTTTTCCAAGCCCACCGCCACGGGTGCGATCGCACCCCTTACTGACCTCTCCCTGGATTTGTGCCATGCGGCGTGATCATTCATTGGCGAGAAAAAAGCTGACACTCAACCGCTATGCTCAAGCAAACCATTTACTGGTGACGTTAACTGGAGAATCGACGGGAGTTATCGACCCATTACTACAAGAGCGAGGGTTACATCGGCGTATCGGACTCACTGTAAATCAGTTTTCTGTCGCTCCTCAGATCCTTGTGAATTCTGATCTCATTGCAGTACTACCAACACGAGTGATTCAATTAAGCGGTATTGCCAATCAGCTTCACCTGACAGCTATTCCTATTGAAATTAACCCCACGACAGTAAAGATGATGTGGCATGAACGAAGCCAACGAAATACAGCACAGACATGGTTTAGAACACAACTGGCTGAGGTTTGCTCACGTCTTTAG
- a CDS encoding NAD(P)H-dependent oxidoreductase has translation MKNVLAILAHPNFAESRGNKTLVDAIQALPSVKIHNLYERYPNWQIDVQVEQELLRHHDLIVLQFPLQWYSVPPLLKKWMDDVLTYGFAFGTGGTALQGKELMPVVTTGGTSDMYVAGGAVNFTISEFLRPIQQTANYCGMIYKTPFTVHGLFPKVLEVPGTITDEQMFEEAQRYQHLLRQYSES, from the coding sequence ATGAAAAACGTGTTAGCGATTTTGGCACATCCAAACTTTGCAGAATCAAGAGGCAATAAGACACTGGTAGACGCGATTCAAGCACTACCATCGGTTAAGATTCACAATCTCTATGAGCGATATCCCAACTGGCAGATTGATGTGCAAGTTGAGCAAGAACTCTTGAGACATCATGATTTGATCGTGCTGCAATTTCCGTTGCAGTGGTACTCGGTGCCACCTCTGCTGAAAAAATGGATGGATGATGTTTTGACTTATGGGTTTGCCTTTGGAACAGGTGGAACTGCACTCCAGGGTAAAGAACTGATGCCCGTTGTAACCACTGGTGGAACATCAGATATGTATGTCGCAGGTGGTGCAGTTAACTTTACGATCAGTGAATTTTTGCGACCGATTCAACAAACAGCTAACTACTGCGGAATGATCTACAAAACACCTTTTACCGTTCATGGATTGTTTCCCAAAGTGTTAGAGGTTCCTGGAACAATTACCGATGAACAGATGTTTGAAGAAGCTCAGCGATATCAACATCTATTGCGACAATACAGCGAAAGTTAA
- a CDS encoding MBL fold metallo-hydrolase, which produces MPLSIHAFIRSVWRSRLKVMFFIGILLGFLLTTPTVNAINQNSTPNAGVYQFSVGDFKVATISDGLLKLPPLPTYAPLADPQEVEQAMVERFWSPDTLSLYFNALYVDTGTHHVLIDTGAGTELGTGLAKLAQNLAAIGIQSQDIDTVIITHAHPDHIGGIVATNGQLTFPNARYYISEAEWQFWMAPTVDLSSLLVPDPFKQGILASARKHLGAIASQVNLFQPDQEIIPGIVAIAAPGHTPGQSALKIESGGSQLIVAADVFFNEAFDLEHPDWQTGFDLNPQQAAETRRRLLNQVADERIMVMAYHMPFPALGHIRSQNAAPDTTNHIRYEWEPILWQFES; this is translated from the coding sequence ATGCCACTTTCTATTCATGCGTTCATCCGATCGGTGTGGCGATCGCGCCTCAAAGTAATGTTCTTTATTGGAATCTTGCTCGGCTTCTTATTGACCACACCTACCGTTAACGCGATTAATCAAAACAGCACACCGAATGCAGGTGTTTATCAGTTTAGCGTTGGCGATTTCAAAGTAGCCACAATTTCCGACGGCTTATTAAAGTTACCTCCCCTACCAACCTATGCTCCATTGGCAGATCCTCAAGAGGTTGAGCAGGCGATGGTTGAGCGGTTTTGGTCACCTGATACTCTATCCCTCTATTTCAATGCGCTTTACGTTGACACGGGAACACACCACGTTTTGATTGATACCGGAGCAGGCACAGAACTTGGAACTGGACTGGCAAAATTAGCTCAAAACCTGGCGGCGATCGGGATTCAATCCCAAGATATTGATACCGTGATCATCACCCATGCCCATCCTGATCACATCGGTGGTATTGTTGCTACAAACGGACAACTGACCTTTCCCAACGCTCGGTATTATATTTCAGAAGCGGAGTGGCAGTTTTGGATGGCTCCAACCGTCGATTTATCGTCACTGCTCGTTCCCGATCCATTTAAGCAGGGAATCCTGGCATCGGCTCGAAAACATCTGGGAGCGATCGCCAGTCAAGTCAACCTATTTCAACCGGATCAAGAAATTATTCCAGGTATTGTTGCGATCGCAGCACCGGGACATACTCCCGGTCAGTCTGCGCTGAAAATTGAGTCTGGAGGTTCTCAACTTATCGTTGCGGCGGATGTCTTCTTTAATGAAGCGTTTGATCTAGAACATCCTGATTGGCAAACTGGGTTTGATCTCAATCCCCAACAAGCTGCGGAAACCCGACGCAGACTGTTGAATCAGGTTGCAGATGAGCGAATAATGGTGATGGCTTACCACATGCCATTCCCTGCACTAGGACACATTCGCTCACAGAATGCTGCTCCTGACACAACAAATCATATTCGATACGAATGGGAGCCTATTCTTTGGCAATTTGAGTCTTAA
- a CDS encoding N-acyl amino acid synthase FeeM domain-containing protein, giving the protein MKKQWMAFPQSSHAQKLREKIKIKFDISGDLIFKIAETKSELEQAFQLVHDAYAQEGYIEPHPSGIRVCLMDALPTATTFVGMQGDKVVATTSLFPDSALGLPLDTIYKSEADHIRHQYRRIAEVGKLASNPDFRFRDSSIPLHLNKIMFLYATEYLRVDDLVITVNPKHQRFYIDILLFEQIGEVKSLKSVNDNPAVLLRLDLRTAKEQYRSVYQDLPLQNNLYYFYTMHQHDCIHLPAKRSPVNVWSEELLHYFFQQKTDLFRGTTRDTLNLIKALHLSYYSDRLEQIFRSA; this is encoded by the coding sequence ATGAAAAAGCAATGGATGGCTTTTCCGCAATCTTCCCATGCTCAAAAATTAAGAGAGAAGATCAAGATTAAATTCGATATCTCTGGTGATCTGATCTTCAAAATAGCAGAGACAAAGTCAGAATTGGAACAAGCATTTCAGTTGGTTCATGATGCTTACGCCCAAGAAGGTTACATTGAACCTCATCCATCTGGTATTCGAGTATGTTTGATGGATGCACTGCCCACGGCTACCACCTTTGTGGGAATGCAGGGCGACAAAGTAGTGGCAACAACATCACTATTTCCCGATTCAGCATTAGGACTGCCGCTAGACACTATCTACAAATCAGAAGCGGATCACATCCGTCATCAATATCGGCGTATCGCAGAGGTGGGTAAATTAGCTTCTAATCCTGATTTTCGATTCAGGGATTCTAGCATTCCATTGCATCTCAACAAGATTATGTTCTTGTATGCCACTGAATACCTTCGTGTGGATGACCTGGTGATTACTGTCAATCCAAAACATCAGCGGTTTTACATAGATATCTTGTTGTTTGAGCAGATTGGCGAAGTCAAATCCCTCAAGAGTGTGAATGACAATCCAGCAGTCCTTTTGCGACTCGATCTGAGAACTGCAAAAGAACAATATCGCAGTGTATATCAAGACTTGCCCCTACAAAACAACCTCTACTATTTCTATACAATGCATCAACATGATTGCATTCATCTTCCTGCAAAAAGAAGTCCGGTTAATGTCTGGAGTGAAGAACTTCTACATTACTTCTTCCAACAAAAAACAGATTTATTTAGAGGAACGACCCGCGACACGCTCAATTTAATCAAAGCACTGCATCTTTCCTACTACTCCGATCGCCTTGAACAAATTTTTAGGTCTGCTTAG
- the fabZ gene encoding 3-hydroxyacyl-ACP dehydratase FabZ: MATVNASPPTPFGDSPRDPTLPISAESIYQLLPHRYPFALVDRIIAYIPGQRATGLKNVTINEPFFQGHFPNYPIMPGVLILEAMAQVGGFVTTQLPGIETGIFVFAGIDKARFRRPVRPGDQLVMTAELMHIRQNRFGKMKALAEVDGQLAAESELLFSILKH, from the coding sequence ATTGCTACAGTCAATGCCAGTCCTCCAACGCCGTTTGGAGATTCACCCCGTGATCCAACCCTGCCAATTTCGGCTGAATCGATCTATCAACTGTTGCCCCATCGTTATCCCTTTGCGTTAGTCGATCGCATTATTGCCTACATTCCAGGGCAACGGGCGACGGGACTTAAGAATGTCACCATCAACGAACCGTTTTTTCAAGGGCACTTTCCCAACTACCCCATCATGCCGGGTGTCCTGATTCTAGAAGCAATGGCTCAAGTGGGAGGCTTTGTCACGACACAGCTACCCGGTATAGAAACAGGAATTTTTGTGTTTGCAGGAATCGACAAAGCTCGGTTTCGTCGCCCGGTTCGCCCTGGCGATCAGCTTGTGATGACAGCTGAATTAATGCATATCAGACAAAATCGTTTTGGAAAAATGAAAGCTTTGGCTGAGGTGGATGGGCAGCTTGCCGCAGAAAGTGAGCTTCTGTTTTCGATCCTTAAACATTGA
- a CDS encoding glycosyltransferase, producing MKILALPYGNSVAHVSRLLEIAKVLRARGHEIIFAGEGKCLDIVGHESFTVLELLDVPFEQIINAFRTTNFSLLYGNASEMEAYVQAELTLYQQIKPDLVLTDDRRTASISTAIANLPHIAVVNAHVTNYSQFPLLLPLLGSSVGYPLPAPLNTLLYQTQVKIERQVYNTALKGIQTVQRNYGLEPAFAYQVAQGKDLTLIADIPEFTPLHNPPQTFHYVGPITWQSSLPAPQFLEQFKSYPKRAYLVLGSGGFKEFFKYLSVFERSDFAIAIAAGELVHEAPAHLPKNVFVERYINADLLLPHCDAIVCHGGNGTVYQALRHGVPVIAIPFHNEQDYNARRVQQLGLGKRLSHKRIWKDFSQVIATLEEVVNQSSYRQAAQAFQQQLNQWNGPVRAADFIEAHFRECLRNPAMASRSFKSP from the coding sequence ATGAAAATTCTGGCATTACCCTACGGAAATTCAGTTGCCCATGTCAGCCGTCTACTTGAAATTGCCAAAGTTTTGAGAGCGCGAGGCCATGAAATTATTTTTGCAGGTGAGGGTAAATGCCTCGATATTGTCGGGCATGAAAGTTTTACAGTTTTAGAGTTACTGGATGTTCCCTTTGAGCAAATAATCAATGCTTTCCGAACTACAAATTTTTCGTTGTTGTATGGTAATGCTTCCGAAATGGAGGCGTATGTTCAGGCGGAGTTGACGTTATACCAGCAAATCAAGCCTGATCTAGTGCTGACAGACGATCGCAGAACTGCTTCTATTTCAACTGCTATAGCCAATTTGCCCCATATCGCGGTTGTCAACGCCCACGTTACAAACTACAGCCAATTTCCTCTACTGCTTCCACTGCTGGGTTCCAGCGTTGGATACCCGTTGCCTGCACCTCTCAACACCTTGCTTTACCAAACCCAAGTTAAGATTGAGCGACAGGTCTATAACACCGCCTTGAAGGGCATTCAGACCGTTCAAAGAAACTACGGGCTGGAACCTGCTTTTGCCTATCAGGTTGCCCAGGGCAAAGATTTAACGCTGATTGCAGATATTCCCGAATTTACGCCTCTCCACAATCCACCCCAAACCTTTCATTACGTTGGTCCAATCACCTGGCAAAGCAGTTTGCCAGCACCCCAGTTTCTAGAACAATTTAAGTCTTACCCAAAACGGGCTTATCTTGTTTTAGGCAGCGGTGGCTTCAAAGAGTTTTTCAAATATTTATCGGTTTTTGAACGCTCAGATTTTGCGATCGCCATTGCGGCTGGAGAGTTGGTTCATGAAGCTCCGGCTCACCTACCCAAAAATGTTTTTGTAGAGAGATACATCAACGCCGATTTATTACTTCCCCATTGCGATGCCATTGTCTGTCATGGGGGCAATGGCACCGTCTATCAAGCCCTGAGACATGGCGTTCCTGTGATTGCCATTCCATTTCACAATGAGCAAGACTACAACGCTCGACGGGTTCAACAACTCGGACTGGGCAAGAGACTGTCTCACAAACGAATCTGGAAAGACTTTTCCCAAGTTATTGCAACACTTGAAGAGGTTGTTAACCAATCTAGCTACCGACAAGCCGCACAAGCATTTCAACAACAACTCAACCAGTGGAATGGTCCAGTGCGGGCAGCAGATTTTATTGAGGCGCATTTTAGAGAATGTTTGAGAAATCCTGCGATGGCTAGCAGAAGTTTTAAATCCCCGTAA
- a CDS encoding glycosyltransferase — translation MSYPARIHVGITCPPAIGHLNPMMALGQELKQRGHRVTFLQVLDFENPIRASGCDFYAIAPSDYPPGTSANFFANLRNLREPAATRYWFEEQQRVAAIFCRDLPVAIQNLGIDALIVDQNEPAGATVAEYLGLPFVSVSNGLMMQREPDIPPVFTLWSYEKTQWARLRNRMVHGCVNALSRPYSQVLAAYRRKWKLPPLPQGEILYANSKLAQISQQPSVFDFPRSQLPRHFHYVGPLRSPHPQPYSQICSFPFSQLTKQPLIYASLGSLMQNQQVFTCIAAACEGLKAQLVLTHGGSLSDKEAAALPGSPLTVSYAPQRELLARATLTITHAGLNTVLDSLTYGVPMVAVPIAFEQPGIAARIRWTGVGEVIPGDRLSVRGLRSAIQQVLTLRSYGQKALLAKAAIAASGGVTRAADIVEQAIWTGEPVINQSIFNQQTISLESVG, via the coding sequence ATGTCTTATCCAGCCCGTATTCACGTTGGAATTACCTGTCCTCCGGCGATCGGCCACTTAAATCCGATGATGGCCTTAGGGCAGGAGTTAAAGCAGCGAGGACATCGCGTGACATTTCTGCAAGTGCTGGATTTTGAAAACCCAATTCGAGCCAGTGGCTGTGATTTTTATGCGATCGCCCCTTCTGATTATCCCCCCGGCACCTCAGCCAACTTTTTTGCGAACTTGCGAAACTTGCGAGAACCTGCCGCAACCCGTTATTGGTTTGAGGAACAGCAGCGAGTCGCCGCAATTTTTTGTCGTGACCTTCCAGTTGCAATTCAGAACCTCGGCATTGATGCTCTGATTGTTGACCAGAATGAGCCTGCTGGAGCCACTGTAGCAGAGTATTTAGGGCTTCCCTTCGTATCGGTCAGTAATGGCTTAATGATGCAGCGAGAGCCTGATATTCCGCCTGTATTTACGCTGTGGAGCTACGAGAAAACGCAATGGGCACGACTCCGCAATCGGATGGTGCATGGCTGCGTAAACGCGCTCAGCCGTCCCTATAGCCAAGTTCTAGCGGCGTATCGACGCAAATGGAAGCTACCTCCTCTGCCACAAGGGGAAATCCTTTACGCCAATTCCAAATTGGCGCAGATTAGCCAACAACCTTCTGTGTTTGACTTTCCACGGTCACAATTGCCGCGACATTTTCATTACGTGGGTCCTTTGCGATCGCCCCACCCCCAACCCTACTCTCAGATCTGCTCGTTTCCCTTCTCCCAACTGACGAAACAACCGCTCATCTATGCCTCTTTGGGATCACTGATGCAAAATCAACAGGTATTCACCTGCATCGCCGCTGCCTGTGAGGGATTGAAGGCTCAATTGGTATTGACACACGGTGGAAGCCTCAGTGACAAGGAAGCTGCTGCTCTGCCGGGTTCTCCCCTGACAGTATCCTATGCGCCTCAGAGAGAACTGCTCGCCAGAGCAACCCTGACGATCACCCACGCGGGATTGAATACCGTGCTGGATTCGTTGACCTATGGCGTGCCGATGGTTGCGGTTCCCATTGCGTTCGAGCAACCCGGAATTGCTGCCCGAATTCGCTGGACGGGGGTAGGAGAGGTGATTCCAGGCGATCGCCTCAGCGTTCGTGGTTTACGGTCTGCAATCCAGCAAGTTCTAACCCTGCGATCCTACGGGCAAAAAGCACTCCTCGCTAAAGCTGCGATCGCTGCCAGTGGTGGGGTTACAAGAGCCGCAGACATTGTAGAACAAGCCATCTGGACTGGAGAACCTGTGATCAATCAGAGCATTTTCAACCAGCAAACAATTTCTCTTGAATCAGTAGGTTAA
- a CDS encoding DapH/DapD/GlmU-related protein has translation MTFISTRAILLFSFTSGLTAIATVLIIYFCLSYVSFGELTSIVVAILFITILYSLLILIYRIFLMFLPLHEGVIKPGSKLEFTYHFYLLNYLIFFNSLTKTHVIPIPLRRLIYQLLGATFGKHSYCSGAILDPPLTRIGSHSLLGHDCVVFAHAIESDRLLYHAAIHIGNHVTVGAKAIIMPGVTIEDHAIVAAGAVVTKGTVIGNGELWAGVPAKRIRRLF, from the coding sequence ATGACGTTTATCAGTACTCGCGCAATTTTACTGTTCAGCTTCACATCTGGACTGACTGCGATTGCTACAGTATTAATTATTTATTTCTGTCTCTCTTATGTTTCCTTTGGAGAGTTGACCAGTATTGTTGTCGCTATTCTATTTATAACTATCTTGTACAGTCTGCTGATTCTAATCTATAGAATTTTTCTGATGTTTCTTCCCTTGCATGAAGGTGTCATTAAACCCGGATCAAAACTCGAATTTACTTATCATTTTTATCTGTTAAATTACCTGATCTTTTTTAATTCCCTCACAAAAACTCACGTCATTCCTATTCCACTCAGGCGTTTGATATACCAGCTTCTGGGTGCAACCTTTGGTAAACATTCTTACTGTTCAGGCGCAATTCTCGATCCACCATTAACGCGAATAGGAAGCCACTCACTTTTAGGGCATGACTGCGTTGTGTTTGCTCATGCGATTGAGAGCGATCGCTTGTTATACCATGCCGCTATCCACATCGGTAATCACGTTACGGTAGGGGCAAAAGCTATTATTATGCCAGGTGTGACAATTGAAGATCACGCGATTGTGGCAGCAGGAGCAGTGGTAACGAAAGGGACTGTGATCGGTAACGGAGAATTGTGGGCGGGCGTTCCTGCAAAGCGAATCAGAAGATTATTTTGA
- a CDS encoding ABC transporter ATP-binding protein — protein MLVYDIQDLVKTYPGQSKPVNDRITLQIEEGEIFGILGDNGAGKSTLVRQMVNLLTSSAGTIQFLGKDITTIPDVVRMNVGYMPQESGAVKNLTIAESLYFTAHLRGMSRRDAREECDRLLHQWKMVELRDQPAARLSGGQLRLLRLAVTMAGSPPVLILDEPTNDLDPQRRKLVWDNLRQLNQKQGTTIIFITHDAIEAEKAIQRVGIMRAGTLVAIGRPRDLKRQVDRLLRLELFFEPEHPPTLPADLTCDHPAPGHWRAFLEWHQVESTLNRLDLTQIDDFRLYSATLEDLYLHYASNS, from the coding sequence ATGTTAGTTTACGATATTCAAGATCTTGTTAAAACCTATCCGGGACAATCCAAACCCGTCAACGATCGCATTACCCTACAAATTGAGGAAGGGGAAATCTTCGGCATTCTGGGCGATAACGGGGCAGGAAAAAGTACCCTGGTTCGGCAAATGGTGAATTTGTTAACCAGTAGTGCCGGAACCATTCAATTTTTAGGTAAAGACATCACGACGATTCCCGATGTTGTCAGAATGAATGTCGGTTATATGCCGCAGGAAAGCGGTGCTGTGAAGAATTTAACGATCGCAGAAAGCCTTTACTTTACAGCGCATTTACGGGGAATGAGCCGTCGAGACGCCCGTGAGGAATGCGATCGCCTGCTGCATCAGTGGAAGATGGTTGAGTTGCGCGATCAGCCTGCGGCTCGGCTATCCGGCGGGCAACTGCGATTACTGCGATTAGCGGTGACGATGGCAGGTTCTCCGCCTGTTCTGATTTTGGATGAACCGACCAACGACCTTGATCCACAACGGCGCAAACTGGTATGGGATAATCTGCGCCAACTCAACCAGAAACAGGGAACCACGATTATCTTTATCACCCATGACGCGATCGAGGCCGAGAAAGCTATCCAGCGCGTGGGGATTATGAGAGCCGGAACGCTAGTGGCGATCGGTCGTCCGCGTGATCTGAAACGCCAGGTCGATCGCCTGTTACGCCTGGAGCTATTCTTTGAGCCAGAGCATCCACCCACCCTGCCCGCAGACCTGACCTGTGATCACCCTGCTCCGGGACACTGGCGAGCGTTTCTGGAATGGCATCAAGTTGAGTCAACGCTAAACCGCCTTGACCTCACTCAAATTGACGATTTTCGCCTCTATTCCGCCACCTTAGAAGACCTGTATCTCCACTATGCTAGCAACTCGTAA
- a CDS encoding ABC transporter permease yields the protein MLATRKPLPPLPQLVDLLCMELSNWRWSWQVMALTATISPVLSIVALGSFAPRNDVEAVNAILSGSLVMSLMFSNLGNVSTRFTYMRFSGALDYYATLPIRRSLLIIAVVLAFFLLSLPSLFVTIVFGTWFLDLPLNLHPLIVLVIPLCVLPLAGVGAAIGANAPNPEVGGGLTLLVTMLALFVGPVLLPVSRLPDVVQIVGCFSPATYAASALKQTLLEPLTHRIIVDFIVLISFSLLSFWLVVRKLK from the coding sequence ATGCTAGCAACTCGTAAACCCCTACCCCCCTTACCCCAACTGGTTGACTTGCTATGTATGGAGTTGAGCAACTGGCGCTGGTCATGGCAGGTGATGGCATTAACCGCAACGATTAGCCCCGTGTTGAGCATTGTTGCTTTAGGTAGTTTTGCTCCCAGAAATGACGTTGAAGCCGTTAATGCCATTCTTTCGGGAAGTTTAGTCATGTCTCTCATGTTTAGCAACCTGGGAAATGTGTCTACCCGATTCACCTATATGCGCTTCTCTGGCGCGTTAGATTATTACGCTACGCTCCCCATTCGGCGATCGCTGCTGATCATTGCCGTGGTGCTAGCGTTTTTTCTGCTGTCGTTACCGTCTTTGTTCGTCACCATTGTCTTTGGCACCTGGTTTTTAGACTTACCCTTAAACCTTCACCCATTGATTGTGCTGGTGATTCCACTCTGTGTTTTGCCGTTAGCTGGAGTTGGAGCTGCGATCGGCGCAAATGCTCCTAACCCAGAGGTGGGGGGCGGATTAACGCTGCTGGTCACGATGCTGGCGTTGTTTGTTGGACCTGTCCTCTTACCTGTCAGTCGTTTACCAGACGTGGTGCAAATAGTAGGGTGTTTTAGCCCTGCAACCTACGCAGCATCTGCTCTTAAACAAACACTTTTAGAACCACTAACTCATCGCATCATTGTTGATTTTATTGTGCTCATCAGTTTCTCGTTGTTGAGTTTTTGGTTAGTTGTTCGCAAGTTGAAATGA